Part of the Zingiber officinale cultivar Zhangliang chromosome 8A, Zo_v1.1, whole genome shotgun sequence genome, TAAACTCCTGTAGAAGCATTGTGTTAATAGAGAAGCTTCACCTTGTATATACAAACACATTTTTTgttaaaagggaaaagaataaaTATGACTTGGCATTTGATACTTGTAAGAACTTGTCATTCACCTATGACAATCAATGCTCTTATACATGCatcagaaatatatatatataaacacccAACCAATCAAGCTAGAGAGTATTCTTCAACAATCTTGTGACATAATAGACTAGTACACATTTTTTCTTAGGAAATAATAGCATGCCATGATGTAACCACTAGTGATAGAAAGTAATGACTACGTTGATTTCTAAGACCTCAACAGGAAGGTCAAGATACTTATTAAATCCTAATATGGGTTATCAGTAGCCAAATAGAAATGAAGACTCATTCATAAATGCTACTTACAGTTCTCTGGGGATCAATGTTTGCAATCCTGAGAGTGTGCTCAATGGCTTCAATGGATGGTTTACACAATATTCAATATCCTTGCCTGTCTGTTCAAGCCTTCATAACCAAGAGGTTCTACATATTTAAAAATGAAATACTAAAATTTTGAAGTGTAATTAAGTGACCACTGGTTAAGATTAGAGAGTGGCAAATTACTTTTAAAACAATAATTAAGCTAAGTAGATATTCTTTTAGCGCTCAGCAAATCGAGAGCCTGACATCAAGATTTGCAAATGCTTTCTCAATTGCTTCTCTCACAACACCAAAGTTATTGCTGGTCAGTAGCAACCCACCTTGCATTGTTGTGACACATTCTTTGTATAATTCCTCCCTGTATTCATTAAGGATTGACTGTCAGTGCTTTCCGATTTAAATCTACTGAGGAgtagttcaatatatatatatttaaaataccaaATCTCTAATACTATGTTGAAGGAGTAACATAAAATGAATCAGTTTGTTACTTGAAATGAAGTAATTCTATATTAAAATTCTCGAAATAAAATTCTCGGATGTCGGAGATGCCCGCCACTGGTGCCTCCATTTATATAAAAGCAGCTTCTCCTAGTTCTTAAAACAGTGGTTCATTACATacggttcaaaaattcaaaaattcttaTAAACCAATTGATTGTAAAATTCTGACAAATAATAAAACAACACAACCCGGAAAGACTCACATTTCATCTTTGCAAGGCTTGTCACTTATCCGAATGATTTTAAATTCTTGATTTGTATGAGTTGTCTTCACTCTTAAATTTTCAAAGCTCTTCTATCCTAGCAACAACAAACAGTGAAAAAAATAATCTTAGTGGACACAATATGAAGAATGAAACAAGCAAGCTAAAACAAGTTGCCTCAATAGGTATATTATATATAGGCATTCAATAACCTAGAAAATAAATATAAAGAACAAATTCTTAATCACCTTGTTCCAATCCAGTTGGTATGTATCCTTGACATTTTGATTTGCAAGTAAAAAACTAACCACTGGTCTAGGACACACAGTCATAGTAGTAGAGACatctatattcaacaaataagaaagataataatatttttaaacaaTAAAGTGATTGAATGACAATGCGAGAAAAATCAAATAGCAGAAGTGTAGAGACATGATAAGTTCTTACCAATACTCAAAGAAAGACCTCCTTGTGAAGTCCTCAAATTACAAGGAAAACCTCCGCATCCTATGACTCCACCACCAATGTCAGTAAAGTTTTTagaattgttttgaaaaaatGATTGTCTCACAAGAAGACATTCCCTAAAAATGTATTTTTGTAACTATCAAAATGCAACAAACAAACCCACAATTATGTAATCCATAATGCAATGCAAGCAGAACTATAGACTCAACACAAATCAAGAATAAAGCATGTTTTGCAAAAGAAGGTTAACAGTGAAATCAGGAAATAAAACTCAGGCATAAGCTTGGACGGTATTTCTTTTACTCCAGGTCTGAACAAAAGGAACAAAGAATTTACATAGAAAACTTCTTTGATAGTTTGAGATAGAAAACAACGCATGTGCGAGAAAAGAGATTAAGCATATTACAAGAACCAGACATAAAATAGCTAAAAGATCATATGTTGTGAACATCTACCAAGCTTATCTCCTAATACCAATGTAGCAGGCTACAAGAGTCATCACAAACAGCTGTCAACAAGAAACACATTCAATAGGACTTGAGCTCGGTCTAAATTCCTATTCCAAAGTCACATTGGCAACTAATTCTTGGTACAACTCATTCTATCCAATATTTGAATCATTGGAGAAATCATTTTTGTACCTTTGTGAGATGGCTGGAGAAATCATTTTTGGTACAGGAGAgggcaaaatttttgtacagcccTCTCCTGTACCTTTGCGAGCTGGGCGCCGGGATGGCTGAGGATGGAGTAGTAGATGAGGCCGACGGCGGTAACGAGGGAGAGGCAGGCGAGGCAGGTGCCGGCGACGTAGAGGAAGACTCGTTCGGTGTGGTCGAGCGCTTAGGGGGTGGTCAGTAGAAGCGCGACGGAGATGGTGAGGAGGGTGATTGCCTAGTTGTAGGCCATCTTGCCCACACGTTTGAAGTCTCTCTCGTCATCTGGGGCAGAGGGAGGCGGAGGCTCGGGGCAGGAGCGGAGGCGGTGGAGTTTGGGGACTattctcctccttctccttggGTGAGGGTTCACCGGTGACTCCTTCACCAGAGATGTTTTTCGGTAGGAAGGCTAAGGGAGGAAAAGATCATATGAGGAGAGGGGTTTAGGGTTCGAGAAGGCAAAGGGGGGAAAACAGGGCGCCAAAAAATTTTCGGAGAGAGGGAAGCAAAACATTGCTACAACAAAAACGACGAAGGGGAAAAACGGcgaaagaataaagtcaaagacaacggtttattaaaactattatctttgacccctaaaaaagcgcttaaagacaacagtttcagaAAACCATTGTAAAAGTGTTGCTGATTTTACAAAAAGTCGctcaacgacaacagtttttgcaaaattgttgtcttttattttttaaaggagctcaaagacaacggttttgtcaaaaaccgttgtcttttaccaaattaacaacaaccccttctaaaaccgttgtctttatggtGTTATCTTTtagcatttttgttgtagtgtttacacacttagaatgctcagaggttgctaggaacttaatacagagttgaataattatttcctagctccagcggcctttatatagctcctagaaagtctatctcgagtgttgaaggcgcctccaaaagggttcaaggcgcctccaatggtttgaccagataaaactctatccgattgcaaacgaccactttggctgggtccttctcgctagctgcgtcttctgctcaacttcctgcgctcttaagtccctgcacacttagacacagggatgagATAACTAGtaggacataacctaacttggttgatcacatcaaaacacccacggggtccaacaatctccccttttttgatgtgcatcaatccaagttcaagttagggtaaaaacaaacaagtaataatttaaagaaattattaaactaccagtttaagcataaatttacaattaaaataaattgcaacataaaATTTAGTTCTATCTGACaccaattttttaaaagaatatcattttataaaaattcaaacggaatgtgaaaatatttctaactcccccttaaatgttcaaactaaattctaagtcttttgaaacaAATTTCTAAGACTTTTGAaagagtttctaacttaaacccaatttaagaattttctaagtaaaacttaggtaagaaaaatttttaatttcagaagaaattttaacttaggcaaaaaaagaTATTATTTGAGAACTttcctaagtaaaaattttatgcaagaaatatttttctaagttttaaaaatatttttgatgaattaaaaaaatgttaaaaaaaactttctaaagcattatttaattccaattttaatacttttccaaaaagttaattaaacattttatttcaatattttggcttataggtcatggcgaggcactaggcctttttggttattggagcaacaaccacttccttagacaaagcgtCTTAAAGAAActcattatttaattttctcgttgtaagctctaacttaaaacaaattttaatctagtaaagattttggaacccagtaaaggttccttcctgctGGATAAaccaaaaacttagggggtacatagtttctagaaacttttctaagttgtccttgatgttttctaatataccaatttaattttccataagttctatgttttgattttgaaaatttatttaagcatgcatgattattcttcaatttttcaattttaattttcaatttttcattctctaattttaaattatcatacatttctagggggcatgcttttgctaatttcaatttcaattcagcattttcattttctaattttgctagagttttcgtaagcactttgataaattgaaaagactgagtaggggttagagcacgtacattacttacctcacttggtgatgctcccccttcgtcacagctttcttcttctaatgatcctcccccttcatctatgctcatctccgagtTGGTTTCTTCAAAAaggtggttggccatcagtgttactcttgagaaggcttcgacttttgATTCCGAGGATGAAGATTCATCGCATGTAGCCTTCAAACTCTTGTGTTTAGAGGGCATCGGTCTTCGAGActtttccttgtcctttttctttaatttggggcagtcatccttgatgtgcccttcctggttgcagttgtagcatcggaccgccCTTTTGTTACGTTGATTCTTCCTTGACTGCGAtcgaaatttattagttttaaaaattttattgaattttcttACTAAAAGAgccgcttcagtttcgtcgatcgACGTTTCAgaatcgggatcgtcctttttggcttgtagggcaacattgaggtttgtcttctccGTTTGTTTAGGTTATGcgattcgagactcgtgaagttcaaatgtagagaataaattttctaaactacttacctcaaggtccttagagatgtagtaagcatctactaaggacgcccactctggagttcttgggaaggcgttgagcgtataccggatggaatctcgatttgttaccgattcaccgagatttgtcagttgcattatcagctccttgattctcgcttggagttgcgctaccttcttgtCGGTGTTCATCCAGAGATTCGTCAGTTGAGTTCGGAGGATGTCAcgcctcgctagcttcgcttctgaggtgccttcgtggagctccaagaatttatcctagaggtctttggcggagtcgtagcttccgatcagacttacctcctggggtggcaaaacactgagcaggtgaaattccacctttccgttggccacgaaatcggcctACTCTTTGTTCGTCTAGTtgtattcttctttatcttttggcgatgtatatccatatttcattattaaaaggatATCGAATTcggtcttgaaaaatacctccatttttcatttccatgtagcgaagtctccgtcgaacttcgggggatgaatgttcgctccggccatcgtcttgatctttgtgcttcagttggcggttagtccttctaaggcggtcaggctctgataccacttgttggtgtagcggggccgacaagaggggggtgaattgcctgcacaataaaagtataccctcctcaagactttcaacccaaaaatgcaacactaataaaAATGAAAGAATAGAAATACAGAGGAGacagaattttaacttggttacaacccagggggttgttaatccaaggcggtcgaacagctctactagaatatctccttcattgtaggcggagaagccttttttacacacttagaatgctcagaggttgctaggaacttaatacaaagttgaatgattatttcctagctccaggggcctttatatagctcttggaaagtctatctcaagtgttgaaggcgcttccaaaagggttcaaggcgcctccaatggtttgaccgaataaaactctatccgattgCAAACGACCACTTTGGCTGGGTTCGAGGTGCCTCAAATagccttagaggcgcctcggactgtctgaggcgccttcaaggtgatggaggtgcctcagactggGCAGGCAGCACAAgcgccttcagcacttcgttgaagacgcctccagctagctttctagctccttttgacttcattttgacttccgatgctccgatagcttgggtgattgcggccaaccaaaatagggctcacccgaacccaattcccggcatttttctcgagcaggctttcgtctcggcttctcgtccctcgaacgccgcacacattcttctcgtccactggagtactcttccgcagctctctcatccttcggacgcaccgagcccgtcggctcccttcccgtgtcgtccttctcgctggctgcgtcttctgctcgacttcttgcgctcataagttcctgcacacttagacacagggatgagATAactagcaggacctaacctaatttggttgatcacatcaaaacacccacggagTCCAAcaacacctactaatgacataggagtatcatcagcagtcacaatagatatatATGAACcgggagaaaaagaaacaaaagatgataaattagatgaTATATGATGGGAGACACTAGAATTCAAATTCCACAAGGATGAAGACATACATAAAATACCAGACGATGACAAACATATATGAGAGGAAGCTAACATGACAGAGGGATGTGaagcaaggaactgttgaaacCGATTCAATATATACGGATCAAATTTCCATCAACCATCTGTACGACCAAGCATGGTGTCAAAACGAATAATGTTCAGAATAATCAAACTATATAGATATACATCTGTATGATCCGCAAAAACTAGTGTCAGGACGACCCGTGGTCACACGAATAATCCGAGGCAAAAAAGGACATCAGCATAGAAATTGGCAGCACAGGGGTGTCGGTGCTAAAATCGGAAGAAAAGGATGTCAGTACCGAAATCGATAACACAGGGCGTCGGCACCGAAATCGACAACATAGGGCGTCAGTGCTGAAGTCGACAGAAAAAGACGTCGGTGTCGAAATTGATAGAAAAAGATGTCAGCACCAAAATTGACATAAAATGATGTCAGTGCCGAAATCAACAACAATAGTAGATTAGTAGGAGACAGCAGCAATAGGGGGCGACAAAAAACTTATGTTGGATAAGGAGAACTGCTCTGATATCATATAAAAATTAAGAATACGAAAAAATTAGTCATATTATTAAATCTATAAAAAAATTGTTCAAAATATAAAGTTTAAAATCTTATATAGTTAAATTAagaaacctaaaaaaaaaaaaagaaaacgactaaaaataaagatatataatctaataaaatcatcatcatgAAAAGTCACTTGTAATAGTCATTCAGAATTATTTCAATTTTATATGatgattctaattttttttattattaaagaatttttatataaaagagcttCACATATagtattttaattatattaaattaaaaagtaaatttAAGTTTACACACTATAACACTACAACAGCCTTAAAGACATTTCCTTTCAGCTGAATCATTCAATATCAACGTAGAAGATGGGTAATATTTCTCTACTATCCAATCGATCGTTCTATTTTAGTTAGCTGATCCTGGTGGTGGCGGCAGCGGCGAGGCAAATCCCTGCACATCGAAACTCTGCCCGCCGCCGCAGTCCTCCGATGTCTGCCACACCGGCGGGAGATACCCGTACATGTCCGCCAGTTGTCCCATGAGCCCCCGCCGCGGTGGAGCGTAATAATAACGCACCCTGGGGGTGAGCACGGCGTCGTCCTTGGCTGCTGTTACGGCGGCGAGGCCGTCCTGACTCCTGCGGGACGATGTCGACGAGGAAGTCTTTCTTCTGCAGGGTGCACCGCTTGTTCTTCTCGGCATGGAGCCAGGAGCGGATAGTGAGCTGGAGGACGAAGAGCTCGCAGGCCTTGGCGAACGGTATTTGCGCCTCCGCTGAGATCATCGGCACGCAGGGTCAAGCTAGAATCTTGGTTCAGTGTAGGCAACACTAGGTGCAAATAAATGTAACATGTTTATGAGTTTTTCGGGTGAGttcgaaaaatatatttgatttgtaATCGAATTTATTAAATTCGAACTGAACTCGGTattcaataaatttttcaaatcaaatttaaatttataatattttatttaattgtcCACGAGCCGTTCGTTAGCCGTTAGCTGAACTCGAATTTATACTttacataatttttaatttaaatatgttcaaattaaaatctaaataattcgaattcaaatttaaattatatagttCGATTCTCTCGAATCGAGATTTCAACAAGTTGAACCAAacactaattttattttttaatcctacttgaatcaaaattatttttatttgaaatttcaaataaaattcaaatagatTTTTAGTTGTTGAAGTACTAATTGCCCACACATGCTTGGAGTTGTATACAGTGACTTGAAGCTAGAAAATGTGCTTGTTTGTGATAATGCTTTCTGATTTTGATCTCTCCATCAGATGTGTTGTTTCTCCTACTCTGCTAAAATCATCAGTTGACTCAAATCCTTCCCGACATACAAATGGTGCATTTTGTGTCCAACCAGCATTGAGCCTACTTCAATTTTTGTACTTTAAATTGGACTGTTATGGATTTCATTCAATGAAAAAGTATATTTTTGAATGAGATTCGATTTAACATAAAGAATATTTGTTCtgcgagtcaaaagttataattTCCAGGAATAAACATTGATACACATAATTTAGTGTAAAAATGTTAGAACTATCAGACATGTACAACATAAACACTTTCACTATACTATCCTTTTTATTATATGTCAACTTTTCAGAAATTCAAATCTTCTAAATCCATTAATGGATTTCGGTTAAAATTTAATTGATGGACTAAGAAAGTTCTTATTCTAAATATTAAAAGTTTTTGAAGTGCTCTAGAGTCGATATAAGCCTAGAGATATCTTGAAGTCATGAACAATAGTGATAAGAAGGTTTTCAAAGTTTATGATTGGCAATTgccacacatatatatataatttattgtagGGATGTCCGAACTAggtatcaaaataattttactgTACTACCTTTTTTATCACATgtcaacttttcaaaaatttaagtcCCTTATATCCATCCACAAGCCCGGCTTAAGGCCTAGGCGATTAAAATTTATGCCTAAGGCTCCAATTTTATTTGGACCCATTATAGTTAAAAATCTCTTTATTATTTGTATAAAATCTTTAATTTGTCAAGTCCAATTTTAAGTTAACGTTGCATGATGAATAACCAGGTTTGGTAATGTCGAGCATGGAGTGATCGGTCCGAcgccacggaagtttcccaccggctacgagggtaaatcgggaagcgctcgtaGTGGGCAACCTAGGAGCCCAACACTTTTAGTTGCGtgtcccatttggagaaaaaatttctacaaattcacCATAACTGAGGTTCAAA contains:
- the LOC122010655 gene encoding nuclear transcription factor Y subunit C-2-like codes for the protein MISAEAQIPFAKACELFVLQLTIRSWLHAEKNKRCTLQKKDFLVDIVPQESGRPRRRNSSQGRRRAHPQGALLLRSTAAGAHGTTGGHVRVSPAGVADIGGLRRRAEFRCAGICLAAAATTRIS